A genomic region of Arvicola amphibius chromosome 7, mArvAmp1.2, whole genome shotgun sequence contains the following coding sequences:
- the Gsn gene encoding gelsolin isoform X3 — MVVEHPEFLKAGKEPGLQIWRVEKFDLVPVPPNLYGDFFTGDAYVILKTVQLRNGNLQYDLHYWLGNECSQDESGAAAIFTVQLDDYLNGRAVQHREVQGFESSTFLGYFKSGLKYKKGGVASGFKHVVPNEVVVQRLFQVKGRRVVRATEVPVSWDSFNNGDCFILDLGNNIYQWCGTNSNRFERLKATQVSKGIRDNERSGRARVHVSEEGAEPEAMLQVLGPKPDLPAGTEDTAKEDAANRKLAKLYKVSNGAGSMSVSLVADENPFAQGALRTEDCFILDHGRDGKIFVWKGKQANTEERKAALRTASDFITKMEYPRQTQVSVLPEGGETPLFKQFFKNWRDPDQTDGPGLAYLSSHIANVERVPFDAATLHTSTAMAAQHGMDDDGTGQKQIWRIEGSNKVPVDPATYGQFYGGDSYIILYNYRHGGRQGQIIYNWQGAQSTQDEVAASAILTAQLDEELGGTPVQSRVVQGKEPAHLMSLFGGKPMIIYKGGTSRDGGQTTPASTRLFQVRASSSGATRAVEVMPKAGALNSNDAFVLKTPSAAYLWVGAGASEAEKTGAQELLRVLRAQPVQVEEGREPDGFWEALGGKTVYRTSPRLKDKKMDAHPPRLFACSNRIGRFVIEEVPGELMQEDLATDDVMLLDTWDQVFVWVGKDSQEEEKTEALTSAKRYIETDPANRDRRTPITVVRQGFEPPSFVGWFLGWDDSYWSVDPLDRALAELSA; from the exons ATGGTGGTGGAGCATCCTGAATTCCTTAAGGCAGGGAAGGAGCCTGGCCTGCAGATCTGGCGTGTGGAGAAGTTTGACCTGGTGCCCGTGCCCCCCAACCTCTATGGAGACTTCTTCACGGGTGATGCGTACGTCATCCTGAAGACAGTGCAGCTGAGGAATGGGAACCTGCAGTATGACCTCCACTATTGGCTGG GTAACGAGTGCAGCCAGGATGAGAGCGGGGCAGCCGCCATCTTTACGGTTCAGCTGGATGACTATCTGAATGGCCGGGCTGTGCAGCACCGTGAGGTCCAGGGCTTTGAGTCATCCACCTTCCTCGGTTACTTCAAGTCCGGACTGAAGTACAAG AAAGGAGGCGTGGCATCTGGATTCAAGCATGTGGTACCCAATGAGGTGGTGGTGCAGAGGCTCTTCCAGGTCAAAGGACGTCGTGTAGTCCGTGCCACCGAGGTGCCTGTGTCCTGGGACAGCTTCAACAATGGTGACTGCTTCATTCTGGACCTCGGAAAC AATATCTATCAGTGGTGCGGCACCAACAGCAACAGATTTGAAAGGCTGAAGGCCACACAGGTGTCCAAGGGCATCCGGGACAACGAGAGGAGTGGCCGTGCCCGAGTACATGTGTCTGAAGAGGGTGCAGAGCCAGAAGCCATGCTCCAG GTGCTGGGTCCCAAGCCAGACCTGCCTGCAGGTACTGAGGACACAGCAAAGGAGGATGCAGCCAACCGGAAACTGGCTAAGCTCTACAAG GTCTCCAACGGTGCAGGCAGCATGTCAGTCTCCCTCGTGGCCGATGAGAACCCATTCGCCCAGGGCGCCTTGAGAACTGAGGACTGCTTCATCCTGGACCATGGCCGAGATGGGAAAATCTTTGTCTGGAAAG GCAAGCAGGCCAACACGGAAGAGCGGAAGGCTGCCCTCAGAACAGCCTCTGACTTCATCACCAAGATGGAGTATCCCAGACAGACCCAG gTTTCCGTTCTCCCAGAGGGTGGAGAGACCCCACTGTTCAAGCAGTTCTTTAAGAACTGGCGGGACCCAGACCAGACAGATGGGCCCGGCCTGGCCTACCTCTCCAGCCACATTGCCAACGTGGAGCGGGTGCCTTTCGATGCTGCAACACTGCACACCTCTACCGCCATGGCTGCGCAGCATGGCATGGACGATGACGGCACTGGCCAGAAGCAG ATCTGGAGAATCGAAGGCTCCAACAAGGTACCAGTAGACCCTGCCACATACGGGCAGTTCTATGGAGGTGACAGCTACATCATTCTGTACAACTATCGCCACGGTGGCCGCCAGGGACAGATCATCTACAACTG GCAGGGCGCCCAGTCTACCCAGGATGAGGTCGCTGCGTCTGCCATCCTGACTGCCCAGCTGGatgaggagctgggaggaactCCTGTCCAG AGCCGAGTAGTCCAAGGCAAGGAACCTGCACACCTCATGAGCTTGTTTGGTGGGAAACCTATGATCATCTACAAGGGTGGCACCTCCCGAGATGGGGGACAGACAACCCCTGCCAGTACCCGTCTCTTCCAAGTCCGAGCCAGCAGCTCTGGAGCCACCAGGGCTGTTGAG GTGATGCCCAAGGCTGGTGCTCTGAACTCCAATGATGCTTTCGTGCTGAAAACCCCGTCAGCTGCCTACCTGTGGGTGGGTGCAGGAGCCAGCGAGGCAGAGAAGACCGGGGCCCAGGAGCTGCTGAGGGTGCTGCGAGCCCAGCCTGTGCAggtggaggaaggcagagagccaG ATGGCTTCTGGGAGGCTCTGGGTGGGAAGACTGTCTACCGTACTTCCCCAAGGCTGAAGGACAAGAAGATGGATGCCCATCCTCCTCGCCTCTTTGCCTGCTCCAACAGGATCGGACGCTTTGTG ATCGAAGAGGTTCCCGGCGAGCTTATGCAGGAAGACCTGGCTACTGATGATGTCATGctcctggatacctgggaccaA GTCTTTGTCTGGGTTGGAAAGGACtcacaggaagaggaaaagactGAGGCCCTGACCTCTG cgAAGCGGTACATTGAGACGGACCCAGCTAATCGGGACAGGCGGACCCCCATCACGGTCGTGAGGCAGGGCTTTGAGCCTCCATCCTTTGTGGGCTGGTTCCTCGGCTGGGATGACAGCTACTGGTCGGTGGATCCCTTGGACAGAGCCTTGGCTGAGCTGTCTGCCTGA
- the Gsn gene encoding gelsolin isoform X1, whose product MAPHLSLLCALVLALCAQSLSGAATGLRGTTGVRAPQGRVSEARPGTMVVEHPEFLKAGKEPGLQIWRVEKFDLVPVPPNLYGDFFTGDAYVILKTVQLRNGNLQYDLHYWLGNECSQDESGAAAIFTVQLDDYLNGRAVQHREVQGFESSTFLGYFKSGLKYKKGGVASGFKHVVPNEVVVQRLFQVKGRRVVRATEVPVSWDSFNNGDCFILDLGNNIYQWCGTNSNRFERLKATQVSKGIRDNERSGRARVHVSEEGAEPEAMLQVLGPKPDLPAGTEDTAKEDAANRKLAKLYKVSNGAGSMSVSLVADENPFAQGALRTEDCFILDHGRDGKIFVWKGKQANTEERKAALRTASDFITKMEYPRQTQVSVLPEGGETPLFKQFFKNWRDPDQTDGPGLAYLSSHIANVERVPFDAATLHTSTAMAAQHGMDDDGTGQKQIWRIEGSNKVPVDPATYGQFYGGDSYIILYNYRHGGRQGQIIYNWQGAQSTQDEVAASAILTAQLDEELGGTPVQSRVVQGKEPAHLMSLFGGKPMIIYKGGTSRDGGQTTPASTRLFQVRASSSGATRAVEVMPKAGALNSNDAFVLKTPSAAYLWVGAGASEAEKTGAQELLRVLRAQPVQVEEGREPDGFWEALGGKTVYRTSPRLKDKKMDAHPPRLFACSNRIGRFVIEEVPGELMQEDLATDDVMLLDTWDQVFVWVGKDSQEEEKTEALTSAKRYIETDPANRDRRTPITVVRQGFEPPSFVGWFLGWDDSYWSVDPLDRALAELSA is encoded by the exons ATGGCTCCGCACCTCTCGCTGCTCTGCGCGCTGGTCTTGGCGCTGTGCGCACAGTCGCTGTCCGGTGCCGCCACTGGGTTGCGGGGTACGACCGGAGTGAGGGCACCCCAAGGTCGGGTGTCTGAGGCGCGG CCCGGCACCATGGTGGTGGAGCATCCTGAATTCCTTAAGGCAGGGAAGGAGCCTGGCCTGCAGATCTGGCGTGTGGAGAAGTTTGACCTGGTGCCCGTGCCCCCCAACCTCTATGGAGACTTCTTCACGGGTGATGCGTACGTCATCCTGAAGACAGTGCAGCTGAGGAATGGGAACCTGCAGTATGACCTCCACTATTGGCTGG GTAACGAGTGCAGCCAGGATGAGAGCGGGGCAGCCGCCATCTTTACGGTTCAGCTGGATGACTATCTGAATGGCCGGGCTGTGCAGCACCGTGAGGTCCAGGGCTTTGAGTCATCCACCTTCCTCGGTTACTTCAAGTCCGGACTGAAGTACAAG AAAGGAGGCGTGGCATCTGGATTCAAGCATGTGGTACCCAATGAGGTGGTGGTGCAGAGGCTCTTCCAGGTCAAAGGACGTCGTGTAGTCCGTGCCACCGAGGTGCCTGTGTCCTGGGACAGCTTCAACAATGGTGACTGCTTCATTCTGGACCTCGGAAAC AATATCTATCAGTGGTGCGGCACCAACAGCAACAGATTTGAAAGGCTGAAGGCCACACAGGTGTCCAAGGGCATCCGGGACAACGAGAGGAGTGGCCGTGCCCGAGTACATGTGTCTGAAGAGGGTGCAGAGCCAGAAGCCATGCTCCAG GTGCTGGGTCCCAAGCCAGACCTGCCTGCAGGTACTGAGGACACAGCAAAGGAGGATGCAGCCAACCGGAAACTGGCTAAGCTCTACAAG GTCTCCAACGGTGCAGGCAGCATGTCAGTCTCCCTCGTGGCCGATGAGAACCCATTCGCCCAGGGCGCCTTGAGAACTGAGGACTGCTTCATCCTGGACCATGGCCGAGATGGGAAAATCTTTGTCTGGAAAG GCAAGCAGGCCAACACGGAAGAGCGGAAGGCTGCCCTCAGAACAGCCTCTGACTTCATCACCAAGATGGAGTATCCCAGACAGACCCAG gTTTCCGTTCTCCCAGAGGGTGGAGAGACCCCACTGTTCAAGCAGTTCTTTAAGAACTGGCGGGACCCAGACCAGACAGATGGGCCCGGCCTGGCCTACCTCTCCAGCCACATTGCCAACGTGGAGCGGGTGCCTTTCGATGCTGCAACACTGCACACCTCTACCGCCATGGCTGCGCAGCATGGCATGGACGATGACGGCACTGGCCAGAAGCAG ATCTGGAGAATCGAAGGCTCCAACAAGGTACCAGTAGACCCTGCCACATACGGGCAGTTCTATGGAGGTGACAGCTACATCATTCTGTACAACTATCGCCACGGTGGCCGCCAGGGACAGATCATCTACAACTG GCAGGGCGCCCAGTCTACCCAGGATGAGGTCGCTGCGTCTGCCATCCTGACTGCCCAGCTGGatgaggagctgggaggaactCCTGTCCAG AGCCGAGTAGTCCAAGGCAAGGAACCTGCACACCTCATGAGCTTGTTTGGTGGGAAACCTATGATCATCTACAAGGGTGGCACCTCCCGAGATGGGGGACAGACAACCCCTGCCAGTACCCGTCTCTTCCAAGTCCGAGCCAGCAGCTCTGGAGCCACCAGGGCTGTTGAG GTGATGCCCAAGGCTGGTGCTCTGAACTCCAATGATGCTTTCGTGCTGAAAACCCCGTCAGCTGCCTACCTGTGGGTGGGTGCAGGAGCCAGCGAGGCAGAGAAGACCGGGGCCCAGGAGCTGCTGAGGGTGCTGCGAGCCCAGCCTGTGCAggtggaggaaggcagagagccaG ATGGCTTCTGGGAGGCTCTGGGTGGGAAGACTGTCTACCGTACTTCCCCAAGGCTGAAGGACAAGAAGATGGATGCCCATCCTCCTCGCCTCTTTGCCTGCTCCAACAGGATCGGACGCTTTGTG ATCGAAGAGGTTCCCGGCGAGCTTATGCAGGAAGACCTGGCTACTGATGATGTCATGctcctggatacctgggaccaA GTCTTTGTCTGGGTTGGAAAGGACtcacaggaagaggaaaagactGAGGCCCTGACCTCTG cgAAGCGGTACATTGAGACGGACCCAGCTAATCGGGACAGGCGGACCCCCATCACGGTCGTGAGGCAGGGCTTTGAGCCTCCATCCTTTGTGGGCTGGTTCCTCGGCTGGGATGACAGCTACTGGTCGGTGGATCCCTTGGACAGAGCCTTGGCTGAGCTGTCTGCCTGA
- the Gsn gene encoding gelsolin isoform X2 produces the protein MEKLFCCFPGTMVVEHPEFLKAGKEPGLQIWRVEKFDLVPVPPNLYGDFFTGDAYVILKTVQLRNGNLQYDLHYWLGNECSQDESGAAAIFTVQLDDYLNGRAVQHREVQGFESSTFLGYFKSGLKYKKGGVASGFKHVVPNEVVVQRLFQVKGRRVVRATEVPVSWDSFNNGDCFILDLGNNIYQWCGTNSNRFERLKATQVSKGIRDNERSGRARVHVSEEGAEPEAMLQVLGPKPDLPAGTEDTAKEDAANRKLAKLYKVSNGAGSMSVSLVADENPFAQGALRTEDCFILDHGRDGKIFVWKGKQANTEERKAALRTASDFITKMEYPRQTQVSVLPEGGETPLFKQFFKNWRDPDQTDGPGLAYLSSHIANVERVPFDAATLHTSTAMAAQHGMDDDGTGQKQIWRIEGSNKVPVDPATYGQFYGGDSYIILYNYRHGGRQGQIIYNWQGAQSTQDEVAASAILTAQLDEELGGTPVQSRVVQGKEPAHLMSLFGGKPMIIYKGGTSRDGGQTTPASTRLFQVRASSSGATRAVEVMPKAGALNSNDAFVLKTPSAAYLWVGAGASEAEKTGAQELLRVLRAQPVQVEEGREPDGFWEALGGKTVYRTSPRLKDKKMDAHPPRLFACSNRIGRFVIEEVPGELMQEDLATDDVMLLDTWDQVFVWVGKDSQEEEKTEALTSAKRYIETDPANRDRRTPITVVRQGFEPPSFVGWFLGWDDSYWSVDPLDRALAELSA, from the exons ATGGAAAAACTGTTTTGTTGCTTT CCCGGCACCATGGTGGTGGAGCATCCTGAATTCCTTAAGGCAGGGAAGGAGCCTGGCCTGCAGATCTGGCGTGTGGAGAAGTTTGACCTGGTGCCCGTGCCCCCCAACCTCTATGGAGACTTCTTCACGGGTGATGCGTACGTCATCCTGAAGACAGTGCAGCTGAGGAATGGGAACCTGCAGTATGACCTCCACTATTGGCTGG GTAACGAGTGCAGCCAGGATGAGAGCGGGGCAGCCGCCATCTTTACGGTTCAGCTGGATGACTATCTGAATGGCCGGGCTGTGCAGCACCGTGAGGTCCAGGGCTTTGAGTCATCCACCTTCCTCGGTTACTTCAAGTCCGGACTGAAGTACAAG AAAGGAGGCGTGGCATCTGGATTCAAGCATGTGGTACCCAATGAGGTGGTGGTGCAGAGGCTCTTCCAGGTCAAAGGACGTCGTGTAGTCCGTGCCACCGAGGTGCCTGTGTCCTGGGACAGCTTCAACAATGGTGACTGCTTCATTCTGGACCTCGGAAAC AATATCTATCAGTGGTGCGGCACCAACAGCAACAGATTTGAAAGGCTGAAGGCCACACAGGTGTCCAAGGGCATCCGGGACAACGAGAGGAGTGGCCGTGCCCGAGTACATGTGTCTGAAGAGGGTGCAGAGCCAGAAGCCATGCTCCAG GTGCTGGGTCCCAAGCCAGACCTGCCTGCAGGTACTGAGGACACAGCAAAGGAGGATGCAGCCAACCGGAAACTGGCTAAGCTCTACAAG GTCTCCAACGGTGCAGGCAGCATGTCAGTCTCCCTCGTGGCCGATGAGAACCCATTCGCCCAGGGCGCCTTGAGAACTGAGGACTGCTTCATCCTGGACCATGGCCGAGATGGGAAAATCTTTGTCTGGAAAG GCAAGCAGGCCAACACGGAAGAGCGGAAGGCTGCCCTCAGAACAGCCTCTGACTTCATCACCAAGATGGAGTATCCCAGACAGACCCAG gTTTCCGTTCTCCCAGAGGGTGGAGAGACCCCACTGTTCAAGCAGTTCTTTAAGAACTGGCGGGACCCAGACCAGACAGATGGGCCCGGCCTGGCCTACCTCTCCAGCCACATTGCCAACGTGGAGCGGGTGCCTTTCGATGCTGCAACACTGCACACCTCTACCGCCATGGCTGCGCAGCATGGCATGGACGATGACGGCACTGGCCAGAAGCAG ATCTGGAGAATCGAAGGCTCCAACAAGGTACCAGTAGACCCTGCCACATACGGGCAGTTCTATGGAGGTGACAGCTACATCATTCTGTACAACTATCGCCACGGTGGCCGCCAGGGACAGATCATCTACAACTG GCAGGGCGCCCAGTCTACCCAGGATGAGGTCGCTGCGTCTGCCATCCTGACTGCCCAGCTGGatgaggagctgggaggaactCCTGTCCAG AGCCGAGTAGTCCAAGGCAAGGAACCTGCACACCTCATGAGCTTGTTTGGTGGGAAACCTATGATCATCTACAAGGGTGGCACCTCCCGAGATGGGGGACAGACAACCCCTGCCAGTACCCGTCTCTTCCAAGTCCGAGCCAGCAGCTCTGGAGCCACCAGGGCTGTTGAG GTGATGCCCAAGGCTGGTGCTCTGAACTCCAATGATGCTTTCGTGCTGAAAACCCCGTCAGCTGCCTACCTGTGGGTGGGTGCAGGAGCCAGCGAGGCAGAGAAGACCGGGGCCCAGGAGCTGCTGAGGGTGCTGCGAGCCCAGCCTGTGCAggtggaggaaggcagagagccaG ATGGCTTCTGGGAGGCTCTGGGTGGGAAGACTGTCTACCGTACTTCCCCAAGGCTGAAGGACAAGAAGATGGATGCCCATCCTCCTCGCCTCTTTGCCTGCTCCAACAGGATCGGACGCTTTGTG ATCGAAGAGGTTCCCGGCGAGCTTATGCAGGAAGACCTGGCTACTGATGATGTCATGctcctggatacctgggaccaA GTCTTTGTCTGGGTTGGAAAGGACtcacaggaagaggaaaagactGAGGCCCTGACCTCTG cgAAGCGGTACATTGAGACGGACCCAGCTAATCGGGACAGGCGGACCCCCATCACGGTCGTGAGGCAGGGCTTTGAGCCTCCATCCTTTGTGGGCTGGTTCCTCGGCTGGGATGACAGCTACTGGTCGGTGGATCCCTTGGACAGAGCCTTGGCTGAGCTGTCTGCCTGA